One Amycolatopsis sp. NBC_00355 genomic window carries:
- a CDS encoding AAA family ATPase, with the protein MTEPGYAEGGNGQQAATPARDAQLLERTVFEVKRIIVGQDRLVERMLVGLLAKGHLLLEGVPGVAKTLAVETFARVVGGSFSRVQFTPDLVPADILGTRIYRQGAERFDVELGPVVANFVLADEINRAPAKVQSAMLEVMAERHVSIGGQTFPMPDPFLVLATQNPIENEGVYPLPEAQRDRFLFKILVEYPSAEEEREIIYRMGVTPPTPHEVLSPGELVRLQGVAAQVFVHHALVDYVVRLVLTTRTPNDHGLADVAGWVSYGASPRASLGIIAAARALALVRGRDYVLPQDVVDVVPDVLRHRLVLSYDALADGVPIDHIITRVLQTVPLPQVSARPQGGAGQGGPVPAGAPVR; encoded by the coding sequence GTGACCGAGCCCGGCTACGCCGAGGGCGGGAACGGCCAGCAGGCCGCTACGCCGGCCCGGGACGCCCAGTTGCTGGAGCGGACCGTGTTCGAGGTCAAGCGGATCATCGTCGGCCAGGACCGCCTGGTCGAACGGATGCTGGTCGGCCTGCTGGCCAAGGGCCACCTGCTGCTCGAAGGCGTGCCCGGCGTCGCGAAAACGCTGGCCGTCGAGACGTTCGCGCGGGTCGTCGGGGGCTCGTTCTCGCGTGTCCAGTTCACCCCGGACCTGGTGCCGGCCGACATCCTCGGCACCCGCATTTACCGCCAGGGCGCCGAGCGCTTCGACGTCGAGCTCGGCCCGGTCGTGGCCAACTTCGTGCTCGCCGACGAGATCAACCGCGCGCCGGCGAAGGTGCAGTCGGCGATGCTCGAGGTGATGGCCGAGCGGCACGTGTCGATCGGCGGGCAGACGTTCCCGATGCCGGACCCGTTCCTCGTGCTCGCCACGCAGAACCCGATCGAGAACGAGGGTGTGTACCCGCTGCCGGAAGCGCAGCGTGACCGGTTCCTGTTCAAGATCCTCGTCGAGTACCCCTCCGCCGAGGAGGAGCGCGAGATCATCTACCGGATGGGCGTCACGCCGCCCACCCCGCACGAGGTGCTCAGCCCGGGCGAGCTCGTCCGCCTCCAAGGCGTCGCCGCGCAGGTCTTCGTGCACCACGCGCTGGTCGACTACGTCGTGCGGCTCGTGCTGACCACCCGCACGCCGAACGACCACGGCCTCGCCGACGTCGCCGGCTGGGTGTCCTACGGCGCTTCGCCGCGCGCCAGCCTCGGCATCATCGCCGCCGCGCGGGCGCTGGCCCTGGTCCGCGGCCGCGACTACGTGCTGCCGCAGGACGTCGTCGACGTCGTGCCGGATGTGCTGCGCCACCGCCTCGTGCTGTCCTACGACGCCCTCGCCGACGGCGTCCCCATCGACCACATCATCACCCGCGTGCTGCAGACCGTGCCGTTGCCGCAGGTCTCGGCCCGGCCGCAGGGCGGGGCCGGCCAGGGCGGCCCGGTCCCGGCGGGCGCGCCGGTCAGGTAA
- a CDS encoding DUF1801 domain-containing protein, which produces MTYTVEPRVDAYIDGLPEWQQALCREVRELVHAADPDVTETIKRTRQPYFVLEGNVCALLAAKDHVNVFVYDGGIVPDPEGIITAGHGNKTARTVAFREGEPINAPALTAMFRQIIANNRAGGWRKLKRDA; this is translated from the coding sequence ATGACCTACACCGTCGAACCGCGCGTCGACGCCTACATCGACGGCTTGCCCGAGTGGCAGCAGGCGCTCTGCCGGGAGGTCCGCGAGCTCGTCCACGCGGCGGACCCCGACGTGACCGAGACGATCAAGCGCACCCGGCAGCCGTACTTCGTGCTGGAGGGCAATGTCTGCGCGCTGCTCGCGGCGAAGGACCACGTCAACGTCTTCGTCTACGACGGCGGCATCGTCCCCGACCCCGAGGGCATCATCACCGCCGGGCACGGCAACAAGACCGCCCGGACCGTCGCGTTCCGCGAAGGCGAGCCGATCAACGCGCCCGCGCTCACCGCGATGTTCCGGCAGATCATCGCGAACAACCGGGCCGGTGGCTGGCGCAAGCTGAAGCGCGACGCCTGA
- a CDS encoding SAM-dependent methyltransferase yields MDDELDALRRSRMRWNAPLSEAHAELLLDRMALTGTVTDLGCGWGELLVRAVARTPGLRGVGVDTDSTGLERGRAAAVDRDVEFVEADAATWETPAERAFCIGASHAFGSSRAALERLATVVPAGGRLLYGDGFWAAPPSPATVGIFGDDVLTLPDLLDAAGTAGWRVLHLSTADQLEWDDFESTSRAGRQEWLLAHPADPRAPEVRAWLDERLRQYVGEYRGVLGFSYLVLGR; encoded by the coding sequence GTGGACGACGAACTCGACGCGCTGCGGCGCTCCCGGATGCGCTGGAACGCGCCCCTTTCCGAAGCCCATGCCGAGCTGCTGCTCGACCGGATGGCTCTCACCGGAACGGTGACCGACCTCGGGTGCGGCTGGGGCGAGCTGCTGGTGCGGGCCGTCGCCCGGACGCCCGGCCTGCGCGGGGTCGGCGTCGACACCGACAGCACCGGCCTCGAACGCGGGCGGGCGGCGGCCGTGGACCGCGACGTCGAGTTCGTCGAGGCGGATGCCGCGACCTGGGAAACGCCGGCCGAGCGGGCGTTCTGCATCGGCGCGTCGCACGCCTTCGGCTCGTCCCGGGCCGCCCTGGAGCGCCTCGCGACGGTGGTCCCGGCCGGCGGCCGGCTGCTCTACGGTGACGGCTTCTGGGCCGCGCCGCCGAGCCCGGCCACGGTCGGGATCTTCGGCGACGACGTCCTGACCTTGCCGGATCTGCTCGACGCCGCCGGCACCGCGGGCTGGCGGGTGCTCCACCTGAGCACCGCGGACCAGCTCGAATGGGACGACTTCGAGTCGACGTCCCGGGCCGGCCGGCAGGAGTGGCTGCTGGCCCACCCGGCCGACCCGCGGGCGCCCGAGGTGCGCGCCTGGCTCGACGAGCGGCTGCGGCAGTACGTCGGGGAGTACCGCGGTGTGCTGGGCTTCTCCTACCTCGTGCTGGGCCGCTAG
- a CDS encoding aconitate hydratase — translation MPLELDVTAPASKDSFGAKDTLKVGDASYEVFRLNKVEGAERLPYSLKILLENLLRTEDGANITADHIRALGSWDPNADPSIEIQFTPARVIMQDFTGVPCVVDLATMREAVTDLGGDPDKVNPLAPAELVIDHSVIIDVFGTPDAFERNVEIEYERNRERYQFLRWGQGAFDEFKVVPPGTGIVHQVNIEHLARTVMSRNGQAYPDSCVGTDSHTTMVNGLGVLGWGVGGIEAEAAMLGQPVSMLIPRVVGFKLTGEIPTGVTATDVVLTITEMLRRHGVVSKFVEFYGDGVSAVPLANRATIGNMSPEFGSTAAIFPIDEETVRYLKLTGRSAEQVALVEAYAKEQGLWHDPSHEPQFSEYIELDLSTVVPSIAGPKRPQDRIELTDAKSSFRKSVHDYVDGEDTTPHTKMDEASEESFPASDAPSLSFAEDDAAPVIVSAANGASGRPSKPVKVSTSDRGEFVLDHGAVVIASITSCTNTSNPSVMLGAALLARNAVDKGLAVKPWVKTSMAPGSQVVTDYYNKAGLWPYLEKLGYHLVGYGCTTCIGNSGPLSDEISAAIQENDLTAVSVLSGNRNFEGRINPDVKMNYLASPPLVIAYALAGTMDFDFANQPLGQATDGTDVFLKDIWPTPQEIQETIDSSITQEMFTKDYADVFDGGDRWKALPTPEGKTFEWDAESTYVRKPPYFEGMQAEPAPVTDISGARVLAKLGDSVTTDHISPAGAIKPGTPAAQYLTEHGVEKKDFNSYGSRRGNHEVMIRGTFANIRLRNQLLDDVQGGYTRDFTQDDAPQAFIYDAAQNYAAAGTPLVVLGGKEYGSGSSRDWAAKGTSLLGVRAVITESFERIHRSNLIGMGVIPLQFPQGESAASLKLDGTETFDISGITKLNDGETPRTVHVTATKQDGTKVEFEADVRIDTPGEADYYRNGGILQYVLRKMTNA, via the coding sequence ATGCCACTGGAGTTAGACGTGACCGCACCTGCCAGCAAGGACAGCTTCGGCGCCAAAGACACGCTGAAGGTCGGAGACGCCTCGTACGAGGTGTTCCGCCTGAACAAGGTCGAGGGCGCCGAGCGCCTGCCGTACAGCCTGAAGATCCTGCTCGAGAACCTGCTGCGCACCGAGGACGGCGCGAACATCACCGCCGACCACATCCGCGCGCTGGGCTCGTGGGACCCGAACGCCGACCCCTCCATCGAGATCCAGTTCACGCCGGCCCGCGTGATCATGCAGGACTTCACCGGCGTCCCCTGCGTCGTCGACCTCGCCACCATGCGCGAAGCGGTCACGGACCTCGGCGGCGACCCCGACAAGGTGAACCCGCTCGCCCCGGCCGAGCTGGTCATCGACCACTCGGTGATCATCGACGTCTTCGGCACCCCCGACGCCTTCGAGCGCAACGTCGAGATCGAGTACGAGCGCAACCGCGAGCGCTACCAGTTCCTGCGCTGGGGCCAGGGCGCCTTCGACGAGTTCAAGGTCGTCCCGCCGGGCACCGGCATCGTGCACCAGGTCAACATCGAGCACCTCGCGCGCACGGTGATGTCCCGTAACGGGCAGGCCTACCCCGACTCCTGCGTCGGCACCGACTCGCACACCACCATGGTCAACGGCCTGGGCGTGCTGGGCTGGGGCGTCGGCGGCATCGAGGCCGAGGCCGCCATGCTGGGCCAGCCGGTGTCGATGCTGATCCCGCGCGTCGTCGGCTTCAAGCTGACCGGCGAGATCCCCACCGGCGTCACCGCGACCGACGTCGTGCTGACCATCACCGAGATGCTGCGCCGCCACGGCGTGGTCTCCAAGTTCGTCGAGTTCTACGGCGACGGCGTGAGCGCGGTGCCGCTGGCCAACCGCGCCACCATCGGCAACATGAGCCCCGAGTTCGGCTCCACCGCGGCGATCTTCCCGATCGACGAGGAGACCGTCCGCTACCTCAAGCTGACCGGCCGCTCGGCCGAGCAGGTCGCCCTGGTCGAGGCCTACGCCAAGGAGCAGGGCCTCTGGCACGACCCGTCCCACGAGCCGCAGTTCTCCGAGTACATCGAGCTCGACCTCTCGACGGTCGTCCCGTCGATCGCCGGCCCGAAGCGCCCGCAGGACCGCATCGAGCTGACCGACGCGAAGTCGTCGTTCCGCAAGTCGGTGCACGACTACGTCGACGGCGAAGACACCACCCCGCACACGAAGATGGACGAAGCCTCGGAGGAGTCCTTCCCGGCCAGCGACGCGCCGTCGCTGTCGTTCGCCGAGGACGACGCCGCGCCGGTGATCGTCTCCGCCGCGAACGGCGCCTCGGGCCGCCCGAGCAAGCCGGTCAAGGTCTCGACCTCCGACCGCGGCGAGTTCGTGCTCGACCACGGCGCCGTGGTGATCGCCTCGATCACCTCGTGCACCAACACCTCGAACCCGTCGGTCATGCTCGGCGCCGCGCTGCTCGCGCGCAACGCCGTGGACAAGGGCCTCGCGGTGAAGCCGTGGGTCAAGACGTCGATGGCGCCGGGCTCGCAGGTCGTCACCGACTACTACAACAAGGCCGGCCTCTGGCCGTACCTGGAGAAGCTGGGCTACCACCTGGTCGGCTACGGCTGCACCACCTGCATCGGCAACTCCGGCCCGCTCTCGGACGAGATCTCCGCGGCGATCCAGGAGAACGACCTCACCGCGGTCTCGGTGCTCTCGGGCAACCGGAACTTCGAAGGCCGGATCAACCCCGACGTCAAGATGAACTACCTGGCGTCGCCGCCGCTGGTCATCGCGTACGCGCTGGCCGGGACGATGGACTTCGACTTCGCGAACCAGCCGCTGGGCCAGGCCACCGACGGCACCGACGTGTTCCTGAAGGACATCTGGCCGACGCCGCAGGAGATCCAGGAGACCATCGACTCCTCGATCACGCAGGAGATGTTCACCAAGGACTACGCCGACGTCTTCGACGGCGGCGACCGCTGGAAGGCGCTGCCCACCCCCGAAGGCAAGACCTTCGAGTGGGACGCCGAGTCCACCTACGTCCGGAAGCCCCCGTACTTCGAGGGCATGCAGGCGGAGCCGGCGCCGGTCACCGACATCTCCGGCGCGCGCGTGCTGGCGAAGCTAGGCGACTCGGTCACGACCGACCACATCTCCCCCGCCGGCGCGATCAAGCCGGGCACCCCGGCCGCGCAGTACCTGACCGAACACGGCGTGGAGAAGAAGGACTTCAACTCCTACGGCTCGCGGCGCGGCAACCACGAGGTGATGATCCGCGGCACCTTCGCGAACATCCGGCTGCGCAACCAGCTGCTGGACGACGTGCAGGGCGGCTACACCCGCGACTTCACCCAGGACGACGCCCCGCAGGCGTTCATCTACGACGCGGCGCAGAACTACGCGGCGGCCGGCACCCCGCTGGTCGTGCTGGGCGGCAAGGAGTACGGCTCGGGCTCGTCGCGCGACTGGGCGGCCAAGGGCACCTCGCTACTGGGCGTGCGCGCGGTGATCACCGAGTCGTTCGAGCGCATCCACCGGTCGAACCTGATCGGCATGGGCGTCATCCCGCTGCAGTTCCCGCAGGGCGAGTCGGCGGCGTCGCTGAAGCTGGACGGCACCGAGACGTTCGACATCTCGGGCATCACCAAGCTGAACGACGGCGAGACCCCGCGCACCGTGCACGTCACGGCGACCAAGCAGGACGGTACGAAGGTGGAGTTCGAGGCGGACGTCCGCATCGACACCCCGGGTGAGGCGGACTACTACCGCAACGGCGGCATCCTGCAGTACGTGCTGCGGAAGATGACGAACGCGTAA
- a CDS encoding DUF58 domain-containing protein codes for MAKNEKGERPSWAPPVLRGDRLEAGLRTLELDVRRRLDGLLQGNHLGLVPGPGSEPGEARPYQPGDDVRRMDWAVTARTTTPHIRETVADRELETWVVADLSASLDFGTALCEKRDLVVCAVAAVAHLTGGGGNRIGALLSNGAETTRVPARGGLAHARGLVRKIAAAPRAPEGTRGDFADALEALRRPPRRRGLAVVISDFLGEPTWERPLRALGGRHELIAIEVLDPRDIDLPEVGTVVLADPETGKQREVHASALLRKEFGAAAHAHRQTVAAGLRRAGAAHLTLRTDADWIADMVRFVVARKRRWSGGVA; via the coding sequence ATGGCGAAGAACGAGAAGGGCGAGCGCCCTTCGTGGGCCCCGCCGGTCCTGCGCGGCGACCGGCTGGAGGCCGGGCTCCGCACGCTGGAGCTCGACGTCCGCCGCCGGCTCGACGGCCTGCTGCAGGGCAACCACCTCGGCCTGGTGCCGGGGCCGGGGTCCGAGCCCGGCGAGGCGCGGCCCTACCAGCCCGGCGACGACGTGCGCCGGATGGACTGGGCCGTCACCGCCCGCACCACGACCCCGCACATCCGCGAGACCGTGGCCGACCGCGAGCTGGAGACCTGGGTGGTCGCCGACCTGTCGGCGAGCCTCGACTTCGGCACGGCGCTGTGCGAGAAGCGCGACCTGGTGGTCTGCGCGGTCGCGGCGGTCGCGCACCTGACCGGGGGCGGCGGCAACCGGATCGGCGCGCTGCTGTCCAACGGCGCCGAGACCACCCGCGTCCCCGCCCGCGGCGGCCTCGCGCACGCCCGCGGCCTGGTCCGCAAGATCGCCGCGGCCCCGCGGGCGCCGGAGGGCACCCGCGGTGACTTCGCCGACGCCCTGGAGGCCCTGCGCCGGCCGCCGCGCCGCCGTGGCCTGGCCGTGGTGATCTCCGACTTCCTGGGCGAGCCGACCTGGGAGCGGCCGCTGCGGGCGCTCGGCGGGCGCCACGAACTGATCGCGATCGAAGTCCTCGACCCGCGCGACATCGACCTGCCCGAGGTGGGGACCGTCGTGCTGGCCGACCCGGAGACAGGGAAACAGCGCGAAGTGCACGCTTCGGCCTTGCTGCGCAAGGAGTTCGGGGCCGCGGCCCACGCCCACCGGCAGACGGTCGCGGCCGGCCTGCGGCGCGCGGGTGCGGCGCACCTGACGCTGCGCACCGACGCCGACTGGATCGCCGACATGGTCCGGTTCGTCGTCGCCCGCAAGCGGCGCTGGTCCGGGGGTGTCGCGTGA
- the mobA gene encoding molybdenum cofactor guanylyltransferase: protein MRYAGIVVAGGSARRLSGVDKPALSVGGKPLLARAIHALDGAQRVIAVGPRRPGFDVVWTREPVPGTGPVAAVAAGLVFVPEDVEAVAVLAADLPGVRRSTVDRLVAAVGGADGAVLVDAAGARQWLLGVWRVPALRAALPEHPENAALRRTLGALDIVDVPAEPGEADDIDTPEDLDRHS from the coding sequence GTGCGGTACGCGGGGATCGTGGTGGCCGGCGGATCGGCCCGCAGACTGTCCGGAGTGGACAAGCCGGCCCTGTCGGTGGGCGGAAAGCCGTTGCTGGCCCGCGCGATCCACGCCCTCGACGGCGCCCAACGGGTGATCGCGGTCGGCCCGCGCCGGCCCGGTTTCGACGTCGTGTGGACCCGCGAGCCCGTGCCGGGCACCGGGCCGGTGGCCGCGGTGGCCGCCGGGCTCGTCTTCGTGCCCGAGGACGTCGAAGCGGTCGCCGTGCTCGCCGCCGACCTGCCCGGTGTCCGCCGGTCCACAGTGGACCGGCTGGTGGCCGCCGTCGGCGGGGCCGATGGCGCCGTCCTGGTCGACGCGGCGGGCGCGCGGCAGTGGCTGCTCGGCGTCTGGCGGGTACCGGCGCTGCGGGCCGCGCTGCCGGAGCACCCGGAGAACGCGGCCCTGCGCCGGACGCTCGGCGCGCTGGACATCGTGGACGTCCCGGCCGAGCCGGGGGAGGCCGACGACATCGACACCCCCGAGGACCTCGACCGGCACTCCTGA
- a CDS encoding MgtC/SapB family protein, with product MTIFEMLLRVGTGVGLGAVIGFERQFRARMAGLRTNALVAVGATLFVLLSAHGFGGLSGSGDADPTRVAAQIVSGIGFLGAGVIMRDGLNVRGLNTAATLWCSAAVGSLAGSGLYAVALAGTAVVVGVNVVLRPLGRVVDRRPESGEETPARYEFQAVTRDDSEAHVRALLVQALARTDFRLLSVLSTDRPQDRTVEVRAELAADQRDDAQMESAVSRLSLEPAVTSVRWEAVPA from the coding sequence ATGACCATCTTCGAAATGCTGCTGCGCGTGGGCACCGGCGTCGGCCTCGGCGCCGTCATCGGGTTCGAGCGCCAGTTCCGCGCCCGGATGGCCGGGCTGCGCACCAACGCCCTCGTCGCGGTCGGCGCGACGCTGTTCGTCCTGCTGTCCGCGCACGGTTTCGGCGGCCTGTCCGGCAGCGGTGACGCCGACCCGACGCGGGTGGCCGCGCAGATCGTCTCCGGCATCGGGTTCCTCGGTGCCGGCGTGATCATGCGCGACGGCCTGAATGTCCGCGGCCTGAACACCGCCGCGACGCTGTGGTGCTCGGCCGCCGTGGGATCCCTTGCGGGGTCGGGGTTGTACGCGGTGGCCCTGGCCGGGACGGCGGTCGTGGTCGGGGTGAACGTGGTGCTGCGCCCGCTCGGGCGCGTCGTCGACCGCCGCCCGGAATCGGGTGAGGAAACCCCGGCCCGCTACGAGTTCCAGGCCGTGACCCGCGACGACTCCGAGGCGCACGTGCGCGCGTTGCTCGTGCAAGCGTTGGCGCGCACGGACTTCCGGCTGCTGTCGGTGCTGAGCACGGACCGCCCGCAGGACCGCACGGTCGAGGTCCGCGCCGAGCTGGCCGCCGATCAGCGCGACGACGCCCAGATGGAGTCCGCGGTGTCCCGGCTGTCGCTGGAGCCCGCGGTCACCAGCGTGCGCTGGGAAGCCGTGCCGGCTTAG
- a CDS encoding VWA domain-containing protein: MSLTGFTAPWWFLLLIAVAAVAVGYVLAQRARRKRTMRFANLELLEKVAPKSQGWVRHVPAVLIVLSLLLLTVALAGPTAEQKVPRNRATVMLVIDVSLSMEATDVAPTRLKAAQDAATQFAQNMTPGINLGLISFAGTATVLVNPTTDRNGVIKAIDNLKLAQSTATGEGIFAALQSVESFSSVVGGADGPPPARIVLMSDGKQTVPEDLYAARGGYTAAQAAKQAGVPISSISFGTTHGSVDIEGKAQPVSVDDESLREIARLSGGEFYKAASAEELKKVYGDLGEQIGYEIKDADASKPWLVVGTLILMLGAAASLFYGQRLP, from the coding sequence GTGAGCTTGACGGGTTTCACGGCGCCGTGGTGGTTCCTGCTGCTGATCGCCGTGGCCGCGGTCGCCGTCGGGTACGTCCTGGCGCAGCGGGCGCGCCGGAAGCGGACCATGCGGTTCGCGAACCTGGAACTGCTGGAGAAGGTCGCGCCGAAGAGCCAGGGCTGGGTCCGGCACGTGCCGGCGGTGCTGATCGTGCTGTCGCTGCTGCTGCTGACCGTGGCGCTGGCCGGGCCGACCGCCGAGCAGAAGGTGCCGCGCAACCGGGCCACCGTGATGCTGGTGATCGACGTGTCGCTGTCGATGGAGGCCACCGACGTCGCGCCGACGCGGCTGAAGGCGGCCCAGGACGCGGCGACGCAGTTCGCGCAGAACATGACGCCCGGGATCAACCTGGGGCTGATCTCCTTCGCGGGCACGGCGACGGTGCTGGTCAACCCGACCACCGACCGCAACGGCGTCATCAAGGCGATCGACAACCTGAAGCTGGCGCAGTCCACGGCCACCGGTGAAGGCATCTTCGCGGCCCTGCAGTCGGTGGAGAGCTTCTCCAGCGTCGTCGGCGGTGCCGACGGTCCGCCGCCGGCGCGGATAGTGCTGATGTCGGACGGCAAGCAGACGGTCCCGGAGGACCTCTACGCGGCCCGCGGCGGTTACACGGCAGCGCAGGCGGCGAAGCAGGCGGGCGTGCCGATCTCGTCGATCTCCTTCGGCACCACGCACGGCTCGGTCGACATCGAAGGCAAGGCCCAGCCGGTGAGCGTGGACGACGAGTCGCTGCGCGAGATCGCGCGCCTGTCCGGCGGCGAGTTCTACAAGGCGGCCAGCGCGGAAGAGCTGAAGAAGGTCTACGGCGACCTCGGCGAGCAGATCGGCTACGAGATCAAGGACGCCGACGCGAGCAAGCCGTGGCTGGTCGTCGGAACGCTGATCCTGATGCTGGGCGCCGCGGCCAGCCTGTTCTACGGCCAGCGGCTTCCTTGA
- a CDS encoding alpha/beta fold hydrolase encodes MGERIELADGHLSYEERGEGPPVVFLHAGGMTRAMWAEQFTRFAGAHRVIRYDARGSGGSSDPSGPFSHSEDLKQLLDALAVERPVLVGCSLGSRVFLDFALAYPDRAAGLFLSSPGISGMEFQDPFVLRLLAEAGAAARSGDGAAVLECVLRLWVDGPHRTPAEVDPAVRRLCRDMLVDNFGQGHGAPDPGTELGAIGRVAEIRTRTLVVTGDLDSSDIFAVADLVEGAAPHANRARVPGAAHMVNLEQPGRFGELLEQFLG; translated from the coding sequence ATGGGGGAACGCATCGAGCTCGCCGACGGCCACCTGTCCTACGAGGAACGCGGCGAAGGCCCGCCGGTGGTGTTCCTGCACGCGGGCGGGATGACCCGCGCGATGTGGGCGGAGCAGTTCACCCGCTTCGCCGGTGCGCACCGCGTGATCCGCTACGACGCCCGCGGCAGCGGCGGCTCGTCGGACCCGTCGGGTCCCTTCTCCCACAGCGAGGACCTGAAGCAGCTCCTCGACGCCTTGGCCGTGGAGCGCCCGGTGCTGGTCGGCTGCTCACTCGGCAGCCGGGTCTTCCTGGACTTCGCCCTGGCCTACCCCGACCGGGCGGCGGGCCTGTTCCTCAGCTCGCCGGGGATCAGCGGGATGGAGTTCCAGGACCCGTTCGTGCTGCGCCTGCTGGCCGAGGCGGGCGCGGCGGCCCGGTCGGGCGACGGCGCCGCGGTCCTGGAGTGCGTCCTGCGGTTGTGGGTCGACGGCCCGCACCGCACACCCGCCGAGGTCGACCCGGCAGTCCGGCGGCTTTGCCGGGACATGCTGGTCGACAACTTCGGCCAGGGCCACGGTGCCCCCGATCCGGGCACCGAACTGGGTGCGATCGGCCGGGTCGCGGAGATCCGCACCCGCACGCTCGTCGTGACCGGCGACCTGGACTCCTCCGACATCTTCGCCGTCGCCGACCTAGTGGAGGGTGCGGCGCCGCACGCGAACCGGGCCCGGGTGCCCGGCGCCGCGCACATGGTGAACCTCGAGCAGCCCGGGCGGTTCGGCGAGCTGCTCGAGCAGTTCCTCGGCTAA
- a CDS encoding NlpC/P60 family protein produces the protein MLGRRRSWGVPGTRRGLTVSTLALVILFGAGGTGLAAPPPPPNPSDSELNNSKAQANAKAGEVGRLTNQLAQAEQKLSQLQDDVELKQEEANKALVDLQSAQDAAAQAENDAKAARTEADAAAGAIEKARNDLKSFAAASFQQGSTVGSLSAYLSADSPKDMLARAQLLDAVGGDRLNALDRLQQAQTDKSNKDSAARKAAEIAQQKQDAARQAKDGADAAQTAAVSAQDNQQTQNSALEANKSSVEQQLYTAQAKVNGLQGQRQRYQDWLAQKQREDDERARQAALASSGGGGGGRPPAGSRPSAPAGASIEAVIARALSKLGMPYAWGGGNASGPTRGIRDGGVADRYGDYNKIGFDCSGLMIYAFAGVRSLSHYSGYQYTSGRRVPLSQMRRGDMLFWGGGAGIHHVALYLGGGQMVEAPQSGLRVRIAPVRYGGIMPYATRLVG, from the coding sequence ATGCTGGGACGGCGTCGGAGCTGGGGGGTGCCCGGCACGCGCCGTGGACTGACCGTGAGCACCCTGGCCTTGGTGATCTTGTTCGGCGCGGGCGGCACGGGCCTCGCGGCGCCCCCGCCGCCGCCGAACCCGAGCGACTCGGAGCTGAACAACAGCAAAGCCCAGGCGAACGCGAAGGCCGGTGAGGTCGGCCGGCTGACCAACCAGCTGGCCCAGGCCGAGCAGAAGCTGTCGCAGCTGCAGGACGACGTCGAGCTCAAGCAGGAAGAGGCCAACAAGGCCCTGGTCGACCTGCAGTCCGCCCAGGACGCCGCGGCGCAGGCCGAGAACGACGCCAAGGCCGCCCGGACCGAGGCGGACGCCGCGGCCGGAGCGATCGAGAAAGCGCGCAACGACCTGAAGTCGTTCGCCGCCGCCAGCTTCCAGCAGGGCAGCACGGTCGGCTCGCTCTCGGCGTACCTGAGCGCCGACAGCCCGAAGGACATGCTGGCCCGCGCGCAGCTGCTCGACGCCGTCGGCGGCGACCGGCTCAACGCCCTCGACCGGCTCCAGCAGGCGCAGACCGACAAGTCGAACAAGGACTCCGCGGCCCGCAAGGCCGCCGAGATCGCCCAGCAGAAGCAGGACGCCGCGCGTCAGGCGAAGGACGGCGCCGACGCCGCCCAGACCGCCGCCGTCAGCGCGCAGGACAACCAGCAGACGCAGAACTCGGCGCTCGAGGCCAACAAGTCGAGCGTCGAGCAGCAGCTCTACACCGCGCAGGCCAAGGTCAACGGCCTGCAGGGGCAGCGCCAGCGCTACCAGGACTGGCTCGCGCAGAAGCAGCGTGAGGACGACGAGCGGGCCCGGCAGGCCGCGCTCGCGTCGTCCGGGGGAGGCGGCGGTGGCCGCCCGCCGGCCGGGTCGCGCCCGTCGGCCCCGGCCGGCGCGTCGATCGAAGCCGTGATCGCCCGGGCGCTGTCCAAGCTCGGCATGCCCTACGCCTGGGGCGGCGGCAACGCGAGCGGGCCGACCCGCGGCATCCGCGACGGCGGTGTCGCCGACCGCTACGGCGACTACAACAAGATCGGCTTCGACTGCTCCGGCCTGATGATCTACGCCTTCGCCGGGGTCCGGTCGCTGTCGCACTACAGCGGCTACCAGTACACGTCCGGACGCCGGGTCCCGCTGTCGCAGATGCGCCGCGGCGACATGCTGTTCTGGGGCGGCGGCGCCGGCATCCACCACGTCGCGCTCTACCTCGGCGGCGGCCAGATGGTCGAGGCGCCGCAGTCCGGGCTCCGCGTCCGGATCGCGCCGGTGCGTTACGGCGGGATCATGCCGTACGCGACCCGTCTGGTCGGCTGA